One genomic region from Bufo bufo chromosome 3, aBufBuf1.1, whole genome shotgun sequence encodes:
- the NCBP3 gene encoding nuclear cap-binding protein subunit 3 isoform X2: MAAVRGLRVSVKSGGVNEPEPMEVEEGEVEAAPDKSPPREVVSGSTRRYENKAGTFITGIDVTSKEAIEKKEQRAKRFHFRADVNDNQRDVVLDREMMRKAIPKVRLETLYVSGVDDLSTEDIFAFFKQYPPGYIEWLDDTSCNVVWLDEVTAARALLNLSTMPTDVKSKKGQQSLSAKSKADRYNDSSGDETEEGEVEEDNPSDAEEEPEKKVLSTDFEPEPKPEVDPVGREMDTLSQAEQDSLMRNDQRLAIKPFKGNQLVMRFATKDDKKEMGAARRSQYYLKYGNPNYGGMKGILSNSWKKRYHSRRGQRDLTKKRTFIGDDAPAYKHLHSEEPIEEEEEEEDMDEDDRVVVEYRDELQAFKREREGARRSAASTSDSDEMDYDLELKMISTPSPKKSMKMTMYADEVESQLKTIRNSMRSESTSVKNRIGNKTSSEKPSDIRLLLEEKRQSGTSRQATGVKSDVRQRLGKRPHSPEPRKVLSKVPESRREPISDVHSRLGVPKQTEGKGLYSDSKEKKTGGLWNRLGTAPKDKVKTVEKGQKVSTAPEEDDSVLQQAWGALIKEKEQIRQKKSRLDNLPSLQIEISRESSSGSDTDS, from the exons GGAGGAAGGCGAGGTGGAGGCCGCGCCAGACAAGAGTCCTCCTCGGGAGGTGGTTTCG ggcaGCACCAGGCGATATGAAAATAAAGCTGGAACCTTTATCACCGGAATTGATGTCACCTCGAAG GAGGCCATTGAAAAAAAGGAGCAGAGAGCAAAGCGTTTCCATTTCCGTGCAGATGTCAACGATAACCAAAGAGATGTTGTACTGGATCGCGAGATGATGAGGAAAG CAATCCCCAAAGTCCGCCTGGAAACCCTTTATGTTAGCGGTGTGGACGATCTGAGCACGGAGGATATATTTGCCTTCTTTAAACAGTATCCGCCCGGGTACATTGAGTGGCTGGATGACACATCAT GTAATGTGGTTTGGCTTGATGAGGTGACCGCGGCTCGGGCCTTGCTAAATTTGAGCACTATGCCGACAGACGTTAAGAGCAAAAAAGGTCAACAGAGTTTATCTGCAAAGTCCAAAGCCG ATAGATACAATGACAGCTCTGgggatgagacagaagaaggtgaAGTTGAAGAAGATAATCCGAGTGATGCTGAAGAGGAGCCTGAAAAGAAGGTTTTGAGCACG GATTTTGAGCcagagccaaagccagaagtggatccagtcgGAAGAGAA ATGGACACGCTGTCTCAGGCAGAGCAGGATTCCCTAATGAGAAATGATCAGAGGCTCGCTATTAAACCATTCAAGGGGAACCAACTAGTTATGAGATTTGCCACCAAAG ATGACAAGAAAGAGATGGGAGCAGCACGAAGAAGCCAATATTACTTGAAGTATGGAAATCCAAACTACGGTGGCATGAAAGGAATCCTCAGCAACTCATG GAAAAAAAGATACCATTCACGCCGTGGCCAAAGAGATTTAACTAAAAAGAGGACGTTTATTGGAGATGATGCACCTGCCTACAAGCACCTTCATTCAG AGGAGCCtatagaagaagaggaggaagaagaggatatgGATGAGGATGACCGTGTTGTTGTAGAGTACAGAGATGAGCTTCAAGCTTTTAAAAGAGAGCGGGAGGGGGCAAGACGTTCTGCAGCTAGCACCTCAGACTCTGACGAAATGGACTATGACCTGGAGCTGAAGATGATCTCCACTCCATCGCCAAAAAAGAGCATGAAGATGACCATGTATGCCGATGAGGTGGAGTCGCAGCTGAAAACCATCAG GAACTCGATGAGATCAGAGTCTACTAGCGTGAAAAATCGAATTGGAAATAAAACCTCTTCTGAGAAGCCAAGTGACATCCGGCTCCTGCTGGAGGAGAAGAGACAGAGCGGTACAAGTAGACAGGCCACTGGTGTCAAATCTG ATGTGCGGCAGAGGCTTGGGAAAAGACCACATTCGCCTGAACCAAGGAAGGTTTTGAGTAAGGTTCCAGAATCTCGCAGAGAACCCATTTCCGATGTGCATAGCCGGCTCGGTGTACCGAAACAAACTGAAGGGAAGGGGCTGTACTCTGACAGCAAGGAGAAGAAAACAG GAGGCTTGTGGAATCGATTAGGAACAGCACCAAAAGACAAAGTCAAAACTGTGGAGAAAGGACAGAAGGTCAGCACAGCTCCAGAAGAAGATGACTCCGTGTTGCAGCAAGCCTGGGGAGCTTTAATTAAAGAGAAGGAACAGATTCGGCAAAAGAAAAGCCGTTTGGACAACCTGCCTTCCTTACAGATTGAAATCAGCCGGGAGAGCAGTTCTGGCTCTGACACAGACTCATGA
- the NCBP3 gene encoding nuclear cap-binding protein subunit 3 isoform X1, producing the protein MAAVRGLRVSVKSGGVNEPEPMEVEEGEVEAAPDKSPPREVVSGSTRRYENKAGTFITGIDVTSKEAIEKKEQRAKRFHFRADVNDNQRDVVLDREMMRKAIPKVRLETLYVSGVDDLSTEDIFAFFKQYPPGYIEWLDDTSCNVVWLDEVTAARALLNLSTMPTDVKSKKGQQSLSAKSKADRYNDSSGDETEEGEVEEDNPSDAEEEPEKKVLSTDFEPEPKPEVDPVGREMDTLSQAEQDSLMRNDQRLAIKPFKGNQLVMRFATKDDKKEMGAARRSQYYLKYGNPNYGGMKGILSNSWKKRYHSRRGQRDLTKKRTFIGDDAPAYKHLHSGLVNVPEEPIEEEEEEEDMDEDDRVVVEYRDELQAFKREREGARRSAASTSDSDEMDYDLELKMISTPSPKKSMKMTMYADEVESQLKTIRNSMRSESTSVKNRIGNKTSSEKPSDIRLLLEEKRQSGTSRQATGVKSDVRQRLGKRPHSPEPRKVLSKVPESRREPISDVHSRLGVPKQTEGKGLYSDSKEKKTGGLWNRLGTAPKDKVKTVEKGQKVSTAPEEDDSVLQQAWGALIKEKEQIRQKKSRLDNLPSLQIEISRESSSGSDTDS; encoded by the exons GGAGGAAGGCGAGGTGGAGGCCGCGCCAGACAAGAGTCCTCCTCGGGAGGTGGTTTCG ggcaGCACCAGGCGATATGAAAATAAAGCTGGAACCTTTATCACCGGAATTGATGTCACCTCGAAG GAGGCCATTGAAAAAAAGGAGCAGAGAGCAAAGCGTTTCCATTTCCGTGCAGATGTCAACGATAACCAAAGAGATGTTGTACTGGATCGCGAGATGATGAGGAAAG CAATCCCCAAAGTCCGCCTGGAAACCCTTTATGTTAGCGGTGTGGACGATCTGAGCACGGAGGATATATTTGCCTTCTTTAAACAGTATCCGCCCGGGTACATTGAGTGGCTGGATGACACATCAT GTAATGTGGTTTGGCTTGATGAGGTGACCGCGGCTCGGGCCTTGCTAAATTTGAGCACTATGCCGACAGACGTTAAGAGCAAAAAAGGTCAACAGAGTTTATCTGCAAAGTCCAAAGCCG ATAGATACAATGACAGCTCTGgggatgagacagaagaaggtgaAGTTGAAGAAGATAATCCGAGTGATGCTGAAGAGGAGCCTGAAAAGAAGGTTTTGAGCACG GATTTTGAGCcagagccaaagccagaagtggatccagtcgGAAGAGAA ATGGACACGCTGTCTCAGGCAGAGCAGGATTCCCTAATGAGAAATGATCAGAGGCTCGCTATTAAACCATTCAAGGGGAACCAACTAGTTATGAGATTTGCCACCAAAG ATGACAAGAAAGAGATGGGAGCAGCACGAAGAAGCCAATATTACTTGAAGTATGGAAATCCAAACTACGGTGGCATGAAAGGAATCCTCAGCAACTCATG GAAAAAAAGATACCATTCACGCCGTGGCCAAAGAGATTTAACTAAAAAGAGGACGTTTATTGGAGATGATGCACCTGCCTACAAGCACCTTCATTCAG GCCTGGTGAATGTTCCAGAGGAGCCtatagaagaagaggaggaagaagaggatatgGATGAGGATGACCGTGTTGTTGTAGAGTACAGAGATGAGCTTCAAGCTTTTAAAAGAGAGCGGGAGGGGGCAAGACGTTCTGCAGCTAGCACCTCAGACTCTGACGAAATGGACTATGACCTGGAGCTGAAGATGATCTCCACTCCATCGCCAAAAAAGAGCATGAAGATGACCATGTATGCCGATGAGGTGGAGTCGCAGCTGAAAACCATCAG GAACTCGATGAGATCAGAGTCTACTAGCGTGAAAAATCGAATTGGAAATAAAACCTCTTCTGAGAAGCCAAGTGACATCCGGCTCCTGCTGGAGGAGAAGAGACAGAGCGGTACAAGTAGACAGGCCACTGGTGTCAAATCTG ATGTGCGGCAGAGGCTTGGGAAAAGACCACATTCGCCTGAACCAAGGAAGGTTTTGAGTAAGGTTCCAGAATCTCGCAGAGAACCCATTTCCGATGTGCATAGCCGGCTCGGTGTACCGAAACAAACTGAAGGGAAGGGGCTGTACTCTGACAGCAAGGAGAAGAAAACAG GAGGCTTGTGGAATCGATTAGGAACAGCACCAAAAGACAAAGTCAAAACTGTGGAGAAAGGACAGAAGGTCAGCACAGCTCCAGAAGAAGATGACTCCGTGTTGCAGCAAGCCTGGGGAGCTTTAATTAAAGAGAAGGAACAGATTCGGCAAAAGAAAAGCCGTTTGGACAACCTGCCTTCCTTACAGATTGAAATCAGCCGGGAGAGCAGTTCTGGCTCTGACACAGACTCATGA